One window of the Ideonella sp. WA131b genome contains the following:
- a CDS encoding DMT family transporter, translating into MTSHPPAWAYASLAASMALVGSYVGLSKLLVAVFPVLLLAWLRFGIAAVAMAHWVRRRPGEPALSRPDRVLLFWESFLGNFLFSICMLYGVALSSALAAGVTMAAIPATVALMSWLFLGERITPRVAGAIGCAALGIGLLALARVGEGGAGTASAASPWGYALLLAAVVCEASYVVIGKRLSGRVPARRISALINLWGLALVTPFGLWQALSFDFGAVTGPTWGLLVFYAVAASMVTVWLWMQGLRHVPSSRAGVFTVMLPVSAALVGIGVLGESFGAVHVLAFGLGLAGLLLATWPDKANT; encoded by the coding sequence GTGACTTCGCACCCACCGGCCTGGGCCTACGCCAGCCTCGCCGCCAGCATGGCGCTGGTGGGCAGCTACGTGGGCCTGAGCAAGCTGCTGGTGGCCGTGTTCCCGGTGCTGCTGCTGGCCTGGCTGCGCTTCGGCATCGCCGCCGTGGCCATGGCGCACTGGGTGCGGCGGCGCCCGGGCGAGCCGGCGCTGTCGCGCCCCGACCGCGTGCTGTTGTTCTGGGAGAGCTTCCTCGGCAACTTCCTCTTCAGCATCTGCATGCTTTATGGCGTGGCGCTGAGTTCCGCACTGGCCGCTGGAGTGACCATGGCCGCCATCCCGGCGACAGTGGCGCTGATGTCGTGGCTGTTCCTGGGCGAGCGCATCACGCCGCGCGTGGCCGGCGCCATCGGTTGCGCGGCGCTGGGCATCGGCCTGCTGGCGCTGGCCCGGGTTGGCGAGGGCGGCGCCGGCACTGCGTCTGCCGCCTCGCCATGGGGCTATGCACTGCTGCTCGCGGCGGTGGTCTGCGAGGCCAGCTACGTCGTCATCGGCAAGCGGCTCAGCGGCCGCGTGCCGGCGCGGCGCATCAGTGCGCTGATCAACCTGTGGGGGCTGGCGCTGGTCACGCCCTTCGGGCTGTGGCAGGCCTTGTCCTTCGACTTCGGCGCCGTCACCGGGCCCACCTGGGGGCTGTTGGTGTTCTACGCCGTGGCTGCCAGCATGGTGACGGTGTGGCTGTGGATGCAGGGGCTGCGGCACGTGCCCTCGTCGCGCGCCGGGGTCTTCACGGTGATGCTGCCGGTGAGCGCCGCGCTGGTGGGCATCGGTGTGCTGGGCGAATCTTTCGGCGCCGTCCACGTGCTGGCCTTCGGGCTGGGACTGGCGGGGCTGCTGCTGGCCACCTGGCCAGACAAGGCCAACACATGA
- a CDS encoding saccharopine dehydrogenase NADP-binding domain-containing protein: MNQRELDLVVFGATGYTGRLVAEVMALHGGGDGLRWALAGRSGGKLRALAAALGLARDHPLIEADAGDPAALLRLALRTRAVISTVGPYQLGGEALLRACIAACTHYHDLCGEPAWMAAMIRRHDAAARASGARIVFSCGFDSVPFDLGVLALQYLARSRTGQALGAVKSRVLVMKGGYSGGTAASLLATLAATARDPQAARDMANPFALVPDFQGPPQPSTAEVSYDDDLGQWSAPFVMAAINTKNVHRTNALLGHRWGEGFVYDERIACGAGLEGELRARGVVRQQRLQDRLLASRPGRALLRHLVLPGPGKGPSPAAREAGRYEIHVSGLGADGQRHALRVIGRRDPGYGATSRVIVACARTLLRQDAAPAGLLTPGAALGMDALPELERLAELRFVPESLGEAKGA, from the coding sequence ATGAATCAACGCGAACTGGATCTCGTGGTGTTTGGCGCCACGGGCTACACGGGCCGTCTGGTGGCCGAGGTGATGGCCCTGCACGGCGGCGGCGACGGCTTGCGCTGGGCGCTGGCCGGGCGCAGCGGCGGCAAGCTGCGCGCCTTGGCCGCGGCGCTGGGACTGGCCCGAGACCACCCGCTGATCGAGGCCGATGCAGGCGACCCGGCCGCCCTGCTGCGCCTGGCGCTGCGCACGCGGGCCGTCATCAGCACCGTCGGGCCGTATCAGTTGGGCGGCGAGGCGCTGTTGCGGGCCTGCATCGCCGCCTGCACCCACTACCACGACCTCTGCGGCGAGCCGGCCTGGATGGCCGCAATGATCCGCCGACATGACGCTGCGGCGCGCGCCAGCGGCGCCCGCATCGTGTTCTCCTGCGGCTTCGACTCCGTGCCTTTCGATCTGGGCGTCCTGGCGCTTCAGTACCTGGCGCGCTCGCGCACGGGCCAGGCGCTGGGCGCGGTGAAGTCGCGCGTGCTGGTGATGAAGGGGGGCTACTCCGGCGGCACCGCGGCCAGCCTGCTGGCCACGCTGGCGGCCACGGCGCGCGACCCGCAGGCGGCGCGCGACATGGCCAACCCGTTTGCGCTGGTGCCCGACTTCCAGGGCCCGCCGCAGCCCTCGACGGCCGAGGTGAGCTACGACGACGACCTCGGCCAGTGGAGCGCGCCCTTCGTGATGGCGGCCATCAACACCAAGAACGTGCACCGCACCAACGCGCTGCTGGGCCACCGCTGGGGCGAGGGCTTCGTGTACGACGAGCGCATCGCCTGCGGCGCCGGCCTGGAAGGCGAGTTGCGCGCGCGCGGCGTCGTCCGCCAGCAGCGTCTGCAAGACCGGCTGCTGGCTTCGCGGCCCGGCCGCGCGCTGCTGCGGCACCTGGTGTTGCCCGGCCCCGGCAAAGGCCCGTCGCCGGCCGCGCGCGAGGCCGGCCGCTACGAGATCCACGTCAGCGGTCTGGGCGCCGACGGCCAGCGCCATGCGCTGCGCGTGATCGGCCGGCGCGACCCCGGCTACGGCGCCACCAGCCGCGTCATCGTGGCCTGCGCGCGCACCCTGCTGCGCCAGGACGCCGCGCCCGCAGGGCTCCTCACCCCGGGCGCCGCGCTGGGAATGGACGCCCTGCCCGAGCTGGAACGGCTGGCCGAGCTGCGCTTCGTGCCGGAGTCGCTCGGCGAGGCGAAGGGGGCATGA